The genomic stretch ATCAACAAGACACCACTTTATAATAAccattaaatttataaaatacactCTTGATGTAGGTACAAAAATGTCAGCAAGACCGATGTCCGTGCTTCTTGGGTTCAGCATCCAAAGAGTGCGCCACCGAAGAAAACACTTCCAATGGATGAACTATTCCCACCTCAACCAAAACTAGCTAATTACAGGTAAGgtaaaaccaaacaaatagTCTCAATATCATGATGCTATATGTATGAAGTAACGATTAAAATTTGAATGCAGCATTTAAATTATAAACAAGTATGTATGTTCATGATATTTTTAGAGCAACATCACGGCTAGTAGAAGATGGTGACATTGCATTTTTGAGGGAAAGGCTGACTGGCCTTGGTCGATTTTCAGGTGGATTTCAATGTTTCATGTTGATTAATGGTTTTCATTCAGTCCcattttgttttgcattttatttttatgaatatttctattttatatgttaaatatgtacCATATTTATAACTTACTCTGCATGGCCCTCTCCTAATGTGAAACTATCAAAGTTCGTTCTTGTACATTGACTTTTATTACTTATAGGatttaataaacacaaaaactgaGTTAAAATTAATAGTCACGAAGACGGGCTTGTTTACATATTATGAATATGGTACATTGATCATCTTCtatcatgttttcattttagttCATTGTTTTCTTGAgccattatacatacatgtataattgtttttagATAAGCTAAAAGTATGGTACAGAGTCGACCCTGTTTAATCTTTTGGAATAACATACAGTACTAGTGATACTACATGTATGAGGTTTTTTCCCCTGATACAtagatatacagatatatagcTATGCAAAGATAGTGGCACCAGATGGACTGCATTCTACTTCAATATTCTATTATAATCAATAGGTATTCTTATTACTCTCAAAAAATCTTAACTGATCTTACATAGCCCATtgattttttatacaaaaaaattatttcattttaatatgattttagcAATGCATTGGATAATCTCAGAGGAACCTCAAGCACCACAACTTAACATTTCCTGTGTGGAAGACCTGCTTTTGGATGAAAAGTTCATCAGTTCCACAGACAAACAACAGTGGCTCAGATCACATTTAGAAGTTTCAATGGAGAAGATAGGGGAGGTAAGCATCTGCATGATATAGGTATAgcttaaaaaaaatgattatagTGAAATTTTGATCCACATCAACCAATAAATTTGATTGCCTGTTTGTGAAGTATGcatcaaataattaaaataacagaTTCATAAGgcttttgaaaatttaaaatttgcCTTTTATGGTATACTTATTGGATTTTTACTATCTTTTAAAGGTTGCAAAATTGACGACAGGCCAGCGAAACAATCATTTATGGAGTCTAGTCAGGAAGAATCGCCTAACTGCATCAAACTTTGGCCTGGTGCTCGCTGCCATAAAGAGGAATAGGTTAGTTTCATCTTATACACTGTTTATGTATTTgcataaaatacatgtaaatataattaatttctaaTCAACTACAGTTTAATCAACTGGAGATGGAACATTAAAGCAGTTATAATTCTAAATGCTTAGCACAGTTGTGTTTTCAATCTTATAACTCAGGACAATACACACACCCTACCAGAGTAATACACATGCACataaatttaatatacatgtgcaaatttgtttttaagttATTCTTTACATAAAGTTGTAATTACAATAATTGTTTTACATCTTCTACTTTATATCTTCCTCTAAACTGCTCtacatgtttttaatttgtgactacatgtgtattttttcttttattagaTTCCCTCCATCATTGTTTAAGCAGATATTTGCGTCATACAATTTGTCCACAAAAGATGCAATATTGTGGGGAATAAGTAATGAATCTACTGCAAGGGAAAAATATTGCTCCTATGGGGATGCAGTTGTGGAGGACActggtaattaaaaaaaagttaaatgaaTGGCATGTTGAAAATATTACCTCTATACAACATTATAATATGGAGTCATTTTACACAATAAGTTGTCTTTAAAGCTCTTGtcaaattaatcaattaacattatgatataatttcataatttatgatattgtatgttatatacacatattttttttgcaaaaggTTCCCTCTGCATTTGAAACAAACCATTAAAACTAATTATCTATAGTTAAGAAGACTTAACAACTATGAATAAAGCATTATTAACATTATATTGGTTCTTTGTTTGTAGGAGTATGGCTACATGAAAGTGGTGTGTTTAGGGGCAAGTCCAGATGGATTGATTCGGCGCTGTGCTACCCATAACTATAATCACCAGGTGGCACAACTGACTGATATTATAGAAGGTCTGAGGATACAACCAGCATTGTTGGAGGTCAAATGTCCATTTGCAGCCAGACATATGACTATTCCTGAGGCCATTGGATCCATCAAGGACTTTTGTCTTGGTAAAAAAAgttatttgaaattcaacaacgtattttgagaaaaagaaacaaagtcATTGAATTTTTAGCTATCAGATTGGGATTGGATATAGCCTACCTTCTACTAGAGAAACTTCGTTATGCTTTcctaattttgattttaatagtACTTAAtcttaatgttaaaaataaaaaaaatcatcaaagcACTCTTGTGTATTTCCTTAAGTACATCTAactatatcaatcaaaatatatttccgGTAGTGTTTGCACTTTATCAGTGTTATTCTTCTATCTTTTAATTTGTTGAATCAATTTAAAGttaaattgaacaaaaaatctcaatgtaatattttgttttaagaaaTCAAAGACAATAGCATATtccataatctctgataacttCTATGTTGTTGCAGAGTATCAAACACATGGAGGAAGAAATGTTTACAGACTGAAGGAGGACCACAAATACTTTGACCAAGTTCAGGGTCAGCTACATATTGCCAACAAGTCTGCCTGCAATTTTGTAGTTTGGACAACAAAGGACAACGCTATAGTCAGAGTACTACATGATAACAGCTGGACTCCAAACATGTCATTATTAATTGATTTCTACTTTTCTAGAG from Argopecten irradians isolate NY unplaced genomic scaffold, Ai_NY scaffold_1228, whole genome shotgun sequence encodes the following:
- the LOC138314030 gene encoding uncharacterized protein — encoded protein: PEQCHVQGRVQASMRDRSYHVNITLGDNYVVDNSICDCVNGQDKCHHKASLLLYGYKNVSKTDVRASWVQHPKSAPPKKTLPMDELFPPQPKLANYSNALDNLRGTSSTTT